The following are encoded in a window of Zymoseptoria tritici IPO323 chromosome 4, whole genome shotgun sequence genomic DNA:
- a CDS encoding L-galactonate dehydratase — MGVLIEPSDPHDRADKMVTITSITTRDVRFPTSLDKTGSDAMNAAGDYSAAYCILHTDSPHSGHGMTFTIGRGNEIVCHAIAALSERVKGRTLSSLVEDWGKTWRFLVADSQLRWIGPEKGVIHLALGAVVNAIWDLWAKTLNKPVWRIIADFTPEEFVQCIDFRYITDALTKDEALSILRDAESTKPQRIEEALASRAVPAYTTSAGWLGYGEAKMKSLLQETRDQGYRHFKLKVGTSLAEDKHRLSIAREVLGYDKGNVIMVDANQVWDVPEAIAYMTELAEFKPWFIEEPTSPDDVFGHKTIREALKPMGIAVATGEMCQNRVMFKQFLQQGAIDVCQIDACRMGGVNEVLAVLLMAKKFGVPIVPHSGGVGLPEYTQHLSTVDYVCVSGKRSVLEYVDHLHEHFLHPSEVVDGFYKTPLEAGYSVEMKEESMRRFEFPGEEGVSWWRTEEARPILEGVKI; from the exons ATGGGTGTCCTGATAGAACCCAGTGATCCACACGACCGAGCAGACAAAATGGTCACAATCACAAGCATCACCACGCGGGATGTCCGCTTCCCT ACCTCCCTCGACAAAACCGGCTCCGATGCCATGAACGCAGCAGGCGACTACTCCGCCGCATACTGCATCCTCCACACCGACAGCCCTCACTCCGGCCACGGCATGACCTTCACCATCGGCCGCGGCAACGAGATCGTCTGCCacgccatcgccgccctctccgaACGAGTCAAAGGAAgaaccctctcctccctcgtcGAAGACTGGGGCAAGACCTGGCGGTTCCTCGTCGCGGACTCACAACTCCGCTGGATCGGACCCGAAAAGGGAGTCATCCATCTCGCGCTCGGAGCCGTCGTCAACGCAATCTGGGATCTCTGGGCGAAGACGCTAAACAAACCCGTCTGGCGAATCATCGCCGACTTCACCCCTGAAGAATTCGTGCAATGCATCGACTTCCGGTACATCACCGACGCCTTGACGAAAGACGAAGCCCTCTCCATCCTGCGTGACGCGGAATCAACCAAGCCCCAACGCATCGAAGAAGCCCTCGCATCCCGCGCCGTGCCCGCCtacaccacctccgccggctGGCTCGGCTACGGCGAAGCGAAAATGAAGTCCCTGCTACAAGAAACCCGCGATCAAGGCTATCGACATTTCAAACTCAAAGTTGGCACCTCCCTCGCTGAAGACAAACACCGCCTCAGTATCGCCCGGGAGGTCCTCGGGTACGACAAGGGGAATGTCATCATGGTGGACGCGAATCAAGTCTGGGACGTGCCGGAGGCGATTGCGTATATGACTGAACTGGCGGAGTTCAAACCCTGGTTCATCGAAGAGCCGACTTCACCGGACGACGTGTTTGGTCACAAGACGATTCGGGAAGCGTTAAAGCCGATGGGTATCGCGGTGGCGACGGGAGAGATGTGTCAGAACAGAGTCATGTTCAAGCAATTCCTGCAACAAGGAGCGATAGACGTGTGTCAAATCGACGCATGTCGAATGGGTGGTGTGAACGAAGTGCTGGCTGTGCTGCTcatggcgaagaagttcgGCGTGCCGATTGTGCCGCATAGTGGTGGCGTGGGACTGCCGGAGTATACGCAGCACTTGAGCACGGTGGACTATGTGTGTGTGAGTGGGAAGCGCTCGGTGTTGGAGTATGTGGATCATTTGCATGAGCATTTCTTACATCCGAGTGAGGTTGTGGATGGGTTTTATAAGACGCCGTTGGAGGCGGGGTATTCGGtggagatgaaggaggagagtaTGAGGAGGTTTGAGTTTCCGGGTGAGGAGGGGGTGAGTTGGTGGAggacggaggaggcgagACCGATTTTGGAGGGGGTGAAGATTTGA